One window of Halichondria panicea chromosome 7, odHalPani1.1, whole genome shotgun sequence genomic DNA carries:
- the LOC135339133 gene encoding NLR family CARD domain-containing protein 3-like, which produces MKLTDEQLNTAIKEPDLPELAACFDNTDDYLEKLELSPGQKTDVSEVKAKTRLNRTQAGIKLALEYWQNKNQLQATFQALLLIILSLLKGDVAVQVCKYLSDKYSTTSCPHSQERVLLNHKLSSYRDYLQSRYREPDSTSATQWPPVSTNKVFKLAMIQKEKIQRGRIDDEFVKLTITGKIDDILLKKTPVNLTNIFSEIGDRRHFVLIEGAPGSGKSTLALHICQEWAKGKLFQEFDIAILVRLRDPLVREAITISDLLPCTNKAMANEIETAIMSLYGKGVLWVLDGWDELSSDLPRDSIINKLIRPGTSQERPLHKSTMIITSRPSSSAELHPLVSSRVEVLGFTPHELEQYFTECLNGDSQAVQTLLERIRENPVVEGSCYLPLNASIVVNCFLSDNHSLPTSNHGIFISVVQSSLKRYLKEKLRKTIPVGNITSPDSLPSEIRTQTVQLCQLAYHGIEQNKATFTDGDLAALRITKEISNVGLLQTVPSIISDGDLVYYCFLHLSIQELLAAIHISLMPPKQQISVFQKLFGSPRFSAVFQFYAGITKLSTSRPILSLLPRFLCPVPATVFDLVRKVVKNEKEKEYGEPKPLLLSLINCLYEAEDSQLCVFVANLLNHNLDLDRTTMNPIDCLSVGYFASVCSNSSNGFTLSLGNCSISDQGCKFLARGLSKCRNSNNDIPTEGIHIAEIIENTSSISELDLSYNAIGNSGLSTLCEALSTNTSLKSLNLSLCSLSLDDHGAIPRLLNTNNTLESLNLSSNVVGNTELKNICEALSTDASLKSLDLLNCSLTISDDNGAALYQLLNTNNSLEYLDLSVNTVTSCRHIAAGLAVNKTLRTLSLVSCALTDQSIEELSTGLINKIETLHIYGNDSITEDGMKTLARHLTTHCSELTLLNIPYHLPSCIKTVFRDANEERKRNGLPEINVWYLKIFSLVGRQHWHAK; this is translated from the exons atgaaactgactgatgagcagctcaatacagcaataaaggaaccagatctacccgagttagcagcatgtttcgataACACTGATGATTATCTTGAAAAGCTGGAGCTGTCGCCTGGACAGAAAACTGACGTCAGCGAAGTGAAGGCTAAAACACGTCTAAACCGCACTCAAGCCGGAATAAAACTTGCCCTAGAATACTGGCAGAACAAGAACCAACTACAAGCCACCTtccaagctctgctactcatcatACTCTCCCTGCTCAAAGGAGACGTTGCTGTTcaagtgtgcaagtacttgtctgacaaat actccaccacctcgtgtccccACTCTCaagagagggtcctgctgaaccacaagctgtcctcgtacagggactacctacaaagtcgctacagagAACCAGACtccacatcagccacacaatggcctcccgtctcaacaaacaaagtctttaaactggccatgattcagaaagagaaaatacagagaggaagaatcgacgatgaatttgttaAACTAACAATCACAGGAAAAATTGACGATATTTTACTTAAAAAAACTCCGGTTAACTTGACGAACATTTTCTCTGAGATTGGAGATAGAAGacactttgtgttgattgaaggagctcccggctctggcaagagcacccttgctctacacatttgtcaggagtgggcaaaggggaaactgttccaagaattcgatattgcaatccttgtcagactgagagatcccctCGTTAGAGAAGCCATTACAATTTCTGACTTACTTCCCTGCACAAACAAAGCGATGGCTAATGAAATAGAGACTGCAATTATGTCATTGTACggcaaaggtgtactgtgggtgctggACGGATGGGACGAACTTTCTTCTGACCTCCCTAGAGACTCAATCATCAACAAACTAATTCGACCAGGCACGTCACAAGAACGTCCGCTACACAAATCCACCATGATTATAACATCTCGACCATCATCTTCggctgagctccacccactagtctcgtccagggtggaggtgttggggttcactccacatgaactagaacagtatttcACCGAGTGTCTGAATggtgactcacaagctgtgcagactctactggagagaattcgagagaacccagtggtagaaggtagctgctacctccccctcaatgcttccattgtCGTTAATTGCTTCTTGTCTGATAACCACTCACTCCCAACATCCAACCACGGGATATTCATATCAGTTGTCCAGAGCTctctcaagagatacctcAAGGAGAAGTTGAGGAAGACCATTCCAGTGGGAAACATCACATCCCCAGACTCACTGCCCTCGGAAATCAGAACACAGACCGTACAATtgtgtcaacttgcatatcaTGGGATCGAACAAAATAAAGCGACATTTACTGACGGTGATTTGGCCGCACTTCGCATTACGAAGGAGATTTCAAACGTTGGATtattacaaactgttcccagCATCATTAGCGATGGTGATCTGGTTTACTACTGCTTTCTCCACCTgtctattcaagagctactagcagcaatccacatctctctcatgcctcccaagcaacaaatttctgtattccagaagctgtttggtagtcctcgattcagtgcagtcttccagttttatgctggtatcaccaaactgaGTACTAGTAGACCAATCCTCAGTTTGCTACCTCGATTCTTGTGTCCAGTTCCAGCCACTGTTTTTGATCTGGTCAGAAAGGTTGTCAAAAATGAGAAAGAGAAGGAGTATGGTGAGCCGAAGCCCCTTTTGTTGTCcctcatcaattgtttgtacgaagctgaagactcgcaactgtgtgtgtttgtggctaatcTTCTTAATCACAATCTAGATCTTGATCGCACTACAATGAATCCTATTGACTGCCTCTCTGTTGGATATTTTGCATCAGTTTGTTCCAATAGCAGTAATGGATTCACACTTAGCCTCGGAAATTGCTCTATTAGTGAccaaggctgcaaatttctggcccgaggactctccaagtgtcgcaactctaataatgatattcctaCAGAAGGGATACACATCGCTGAGATTATCGAGAACACTAGTTCAATATCTGAATTGGATTTGTCTTATAATGCCATTGGTAACAGTGGACTTAGCACACTCTGTGAGGCCTTGTCAACTAACACATCATTAAAAAGTCTCAATCTCTCCCTCTGCTCACTATCTCTCGACGATCACGGAGCAATCCCTCGACTACTGAACACAAATAATACTCTTGAAAGCCTTAATTTATCAAGCAATGTTGTTGGTAACACTGAGCTGAAGAATATCTGTGAGGCCTTGTCAACTGACGCATCATTAAAGAGCCTGGACCTGTTAAATTGCTCACTAACAATATCAGAcgacaatggagctgccctctatcaacttctgaatacaaacaattccctcgAATATCTTGATTTGTCTGTtaacacagtgactagctgtcgtcacattgctgctggacttgcagtcaataagactctgagaaCATTGTCCTTGGTTTCCTGTGCactgactgatcagagtatcgaggagctatcaactggactgatcaacaAGATTGAAACACTGCACATTTATGGTAATGActcaataacagaagatggaatgaagacgcttgccagacatctaaccacccactgctctgaactgacacTATTGAACATACCCTACCACCTACCATCCTGTATCAAGACAGTATTCAGGGACGCTAAcgaagagaggaagagaaatggactaccTGAGATTAATGTGTGGTATCTTAAGATCTTCTCCCTTGTAGGACGTCAACACTGGCATGCCAAATAG